GCGACCCGCAAGCGACGGCAGCACGTTTCAGGTGTTGGACCCGTCCAACGGCGAAGTGCTGGCCCGAGTTGCAAATGCCACTGCGGTTGACGCCACGACTTGCATCGACCAAGCCGAGGCCGCTCTTCCTGCGTGGTCCGCGCGGTCCCCACGGGACCGATCGGAACTGCTGATGCGAGCCTACGGCGCGATGCTCGATCAGGCCGAACTATTAGCCACCCTGATAGTGCTCGAGAACGGCAAAGCCTGGCCGGATGCTGTTGGCGAGGTCAGGTACGCGGCTGAATACTTGCGGTGGTACGCCGAGGAAGCGGTGCGCGACAGAGGGTTCGTGATGACCGCGCCGTCCGGCGACAACCGAATCGTGGTGCTGCACCAGCCGATCGGCATCGCTGTTCTGGTCAGCCCCTGGAACTTCCCGGCTGCAATGCTCACCCGCAAGATCGCGCCGGCCATCGGCGCGGGCTGCACGGTGTTGTGCAAACCCGCGAAAGAGACTCCGCTCACGGCTCTGGCCATGGTCAAGATCTTCCAAGACGCGGGCGTCCCAGAAGGTGTCATCAACATAGCCCCCACCTTCCAAGCGTCATCGGTGGTTTCCACTTGGCTGGAGGATCCCAGAGTGCGCAAGCTGTCGTTCACCGGGTCCACCGAGGTTGGGAGGATGCTGCTCGCTCAGGCCTCGCAACGAGTGGTCAAGTGCTCCATGGAACTGGGCGGGAACGCGCCATTTGTGGTGCTTGACGACGCCGACATC
This genomic window from Bifidobacteriaceae bacterium contains:
- a CDS encoding NAD-dependent succinate-semialdehyde dehydrogenase; the protein is MELIRSQEQIREALAAAPTGLCAGQWRPASDGSTFQVLDPSNGEVLARVANATAVDATTCIDQAEAALPAWSARSPRDRSELLMRAYGAMLDQAELLATLIVLENGKAWPDAVGEVRYAAEYLRWYAEEAVRDRGFVMTAPSGDNRIVVLHQPIGIAVLVSPWNFPAAMLTRKIAPAIGAGCTVLCKPAKETPLTALAMVKIFQDAGVPEGVINIAPTFQASSVVSTWLEDPRVRKLSFTGSTEVGRMLLAQASQRVVKCSMELGGNAPFVVLDDADIDAAVAGAMIAKMRNMGEACTAANRFYVDRAVVGEFTDKLTHAMAGLKMGPGLGKGVELGPLVNQDGQQKVAALVRDAIERGAKVRTGGRIPEGKGWYYEATVLTDVPQDAEILNNEIFGPVAPIVAVDGEEEAIGLANDCEMGLVSYLYTGDLSRGMRLSEALQSGMVGLNRGLVSDPAAPFGGSKQSGIGREGAYEGMQEYVEQKYIAVTW